In Siphonobacter curvatus, the genomic window GTCTCCGACAGTTCAATCATCTTGCCCGTCTGTTGAGATACCACCGCTTTAAATTGAGTCCGCTGGGCATCCGTCAGGGGTGAAGCTGTCGTAATATGGGCTACCTGGATTCCTTTTAGCTCCTGATACTGTCGGTTAAATTCCCGAGCTACAGAAGGTAGAATAGACTCCCGATTTTTTTTCGTAATGATTTCAAAAATCGAAAACGTTACTGGGCTCACACGGGACTGAAACAGAGCTTTCAAAATTTCCAGTTTCTTCCAGTGTTTAACGATAGGACTGTTTAAAGCCAATGCAAAATCGCGGTTGGTTTGGCAAACCTGCGTAAACAACTGCATATCTTCCTGTACTTTATCCAGCACTCCTTTTTCCTGAGCCAGCCCGATCAACGATTTGGCATATCGAAACGCTACGCTTTGGTCAGACATAGTGATAATACGTATTTATAACGACGGCTTTGTCGCCGTAGTACGTAATTAGTTCAATTTGGCGTCTTTCAGCCAATCATTCACAAGAGCTTCCTGCGAAGTCTTGTCAGATAATTCGCGACGAAGTACCTTTTCAGCAATCTCCAGAGCGATCTTCGAAGTCTCGCCTTTCAGCTTGGCTACTGCAGCAGCCTGCTCTTCACGGAAGGTCTTGCGAGCCTTTTCGATTTCAGCTTTGGCTTCCTGAGCGGCTTCATTTTTTGCCGTGGCAATCATTTTCTCAGCCGTCTGGCGAGCCTGTTTCAGGATCGCGTCGCGTTCGATGATGGCATCGGCTTTGGCCCGATCGTTATCAGCTTTAAGCTGAGCCATTTCGTTACGCGTTTTCTTAGCGAGTTCGATAGCGTCTTCAATCGACTTTTCGCGTTCGTTCAGGCTCGACAGGATGGGTCTCCAGGCATATTTGCCCAACACGAAAACCAGGAGCAGAAAGAAAACCAATTGCCAGAAAATCAGACCAAGACTCGGGGTAATTAAGTCCATGACGTTGGAACTAGTTTGGGTTGAAAAATCAAATAGCGGCGAATGCCTATTTCTTTGTTTGTTTCACTCAGTGAGAAGAACATCGGGCCCGGTCACCTAATGCAAGCCGGGCCAGATGTCAGAATTTCGGCTCGAGGTGTGAATTACTTCACAGCTACGAGAAGACAGATTACCGCACCGAACAGGGCAACGGCCTCTACGAAAGCAGCTACGATCAACATCGCACCTTGTACTTTTCCAGAAGCTTCAGGCTGACGAGCGATAGCTTCCATGGCAGTACCACCGATACGACCGATACCCAGACCTGCACCAATAGCAACTAAGCCTGCACCGATTGCCGCACCAAGGTATGCTAATGAAAGTCCACCTTCTTGAGCAACTTGTAAGAGAGTAGTCAACATGACTGTTTTATTTATTAAAGTGAAACAAAGAATGTATTTAAAAAAGACTGTAAAGCGCAAGCAAAAACGCTATTAATGATGATCATCGTGGTGATGCTCTTCAACGGCGGCTCCAATGTAACTGGCCGTAAGAACGGTAAAGATATACGCCTGTAGCACCGCTACCAGCAGCTCGATCATCGTCATGAATACCGTAAAGGGACCTACGATTACACTCAAAGCCGCTGACTTGAAAATGAAAATCAAGCTCAGTAAGCTCAGCAGAATGATGTGACCGGCCGTAACGTTCGCAAAAAGACGAACCATCAGGGAGAAGGGTTTCATCATCATCCCTACAATTTCAACGGGCGTCATCACGATCAGCATCCATTTCGGTACACCGGGCATGGCGAAAATATGCGTCCAGTAGGCTTTGCGACCGTTGAAGTTTACCACGATAAAGGTCAATACGGCCAGCGTAAGCGTTACGGCGATGTTACCCGTTACGTTAGCGGCACCCGGTAACAAACCCAGCAGGTTGTTAATCCAGATGAAGAAGAAAACCGTTAACAGGTAAGGCAAGAAGCGACGGTAGTGCTTTTCGCCAATATAGTTTTTAGCTACTTCATCACGAATAAAGATGATGAAGGGTTCCAGAGCCGATTGCAGACCCTTGGGAGCTTTACCCTGACGCTTGGCGTAGCCACCTTTCACGATCGAGAAAATGGTGATCAGGAGCAGCACGCTAATGATCAGCGACATGACGTTCTTGGTAATGGAAAAGTCATAAACGTGTGACCCGTCTTCTGACGTAAAATGCTCATGATGTAAGTGGAATCCATCATGCTCGCCTGAACCATGGTAAAACGCGTTCGAGGAGTAAATGTTGAGGCCCCGGGTAGGCGTATACAGAATAACCGGAAGCGGAATAGCAAAGTGTGATTCGCCAATCGTAGCCAGGTGCCACTGGTGCTCATCGGCTACGTGGTGAAGAATCGTTTGACCAGGGTTAAATTCTTCCGTTTTTCCATGCTCATGGGTAGCTTCTGCATGGCCTTCGTGCTCGTGCTGAGCAAAAACGACTTGCGAGCTAAAAACAGAAAGAGCAAAAGATAAAATACTGATTGCAAAGACTTTAAACGATCGATTGCGGCTCATCACGTAGGGATTTCAGGGCTTTTTCTCCGAAAAGTGCCGCAAGTTACTATACACGCCCGCAATTTCAAAACCTGTGAAAAATAAATAGAGTACAAAAAATTGAAGAATGAAGTGCTTGATGGCAAGGGTACCTAGAAAAAAGTAGACTATTAGGAATACAAAACTCAAAATCATCCGCAATACCATGCTGCCCAGGTAAAAGTTAACGAATTTGTCGCCATTGTCCGCTAATCCCCATTTGACAAGCCGATAATTGAGAAAACCCAGGCAGGCAAAAAAGGCCAGCATATCCCAGCTATCGGGATGTATCCAGGCCTGAAGCCCCAATCGAGGAGCTAGAAAAAATACAATTCCTACGAGAAGTACGGGCAGCAGGGTTCGCCACATGTTGGGGTTTGATTAATACCAGCCTGCAAAGGTAAGGCTTTGAAAAAAGTTCTCCTACCGCTTTTCCAGGTTTCAATGGCTGAGTTTTTAGGTTTTGGGTAGCCCCCGAATGAGAGAAATCAGGGCGGCTGCAATAAAAAACAGCGAACAGCCAATGGTAAACCAGGGCGTTTTTGTACCGACCCATTCGTCGAGCTTCAGCCCTAAAAAAACACCTACGCCAATCGTGACCAGCATTTGCATGGCCAGACCCGTATACCGGATGTAGGGATTAAAATTCCGTTCTTCATTTTCCATAGGATATGCGGCTAGCGACTTATCTCAATTTTTTGAGAGGAATTTACGAACTTGGCATAAAATATGAGCCTAATTCCACGTTTTTAGGTTCGACTCTGCGTTTGATCCATGCCAACTCCATTGTACCGTTATAGCTTTCTAGTACTTTTTTTGCTCGGGATGATTAGCTGTACCCAGCATTCCACAGCCCCAGCGAATGTGGCTTTTCACAACCTAACTTCCAAGTACAACGCCTTATTACAGGCTCAGGAACTGCTAGGGGAAGCCAATAAAACCATTTTTGCCAACCGACGAGATAACTACGCCGCCCTGCTTCCGGTTTTAGTACCGATCGATTCGCAGGCGGCTTTGCTGGTAACTAATGAACTGGCTTCAGTGATTAAAAAAGCTTCGCTGGTAGCGGAGCGGCACCAGAATGCCAAATACCTTGACGATGCGTATCTGGTACTCGGGCAAGCCCGCCTGCAGCAGGGAGACATTCGCAACGCCATTGAAACCTTCAAGTATATCAATACGAACTATCCCGATGGCAACGCTCGCTCCGCAGCTTTGATCGGACTCATGCGGGCGTATACGGAGGAAGGCGAGTATAACGTAGCTCTACGCGTGGCGGATGTGGTGCGTAATCTGCCCTTATCCAAAAGCGAAACGCTGGCGTATTACCTGACCAAGGCCTATTTACACCAGCAACGTCGGGAATATGCCGTAGCCGCTGCGATTCTGGAAGAGAGTTTACCGATGATGCCTAAAAATGATAGGAAGGCTCGGGTGTACTATGCATTGGGGCAGTTGTACGAACTAACGGACAAGCCAGCCAAGGCCATGAGTCAATACGCGGCCGTTCAGCGGAACCGGCCTAATTACGATCTGTCGTTTTATGCTCGACTGAACTCGCTGCTCAATCAGCCTAATCAGGATCCCAAGGTGAGTTTTAACCGCATGCTACGGGATCGTAAAAATGCCGATTTACAGGACCAAATTTATTTTGCCATGGGGTCCTACGAAGAACGGCGGGGCCATATTCGGGAAGCTATTCCCTACTATAAAAGAGCCGCCAGTCTGGCCGCTCAGAAACCGGAACAACTAGCGGCGGTCTATCTGCGGATTGCGGATTTGAGTTACGACCCGCTACAGGATTACGAAAGTGCTCAAATGTACTACGATAGCACGGTACAACTCAGACCTCGCAATCTGGGTAATCTGGCCCAGATTACGGAGAAAAAACGGGGGCTTGATCAGTTTGTCATGCATTTACGAGTCATCAAAACGGAAGACAGCCTGCAAAAACTGGCGGCAATGAATCCTACCCAGCTGGACAAGTACCTGGAAAAGGTGGTAAGCGATCGTCAGGCCAAGGAAGCCGCCGAAAAACGACTGGCCGAGGAAAAAGCTGCCCGGGCCCGGCAGGAACAGATGCTAGCGGCGTCGGGTATTCAGCCGGATAATGTGCAGGCTTCCAGTGTCTGGTACTTTTATAATCCTAATTCGGTACAACGGGGTAGACAGGAGTTTCAGGAGAAATGGGGTACCCGAAAGTTGGAAGATAACTGGCGGCGGGTAACGAAAGAAACCTCCCTAACTTCGGATAATTCGAACATCACCGCTGTACGCCAGCCAGGAACTGGGGACCCTTCTAATCCACAGGCTACTCAGGCAGTTTCGCCCTTACAGGCCGAAGTCGAGAGTATGAAAAAGACGATTCCGTTTACGCCGGAAGCCCTGGATGCTTCGCGTAAGAAACAGGAACTGGCCTATTTTGAACTGGGCAAGTTGTACCGGTTGACGCTGAATGAAAATCAGAAAGCCATTCAAACCTTTGAGCAATTACTGACGCTCTTCCCCCAAACGCAGTACGAATCCGAGACCCTGTATTTACTCTACCTGGCTACCGAAGGAACACCCCGGCAGGCGGAGTACAAAAATCGCCTGTTCCAGAAATTCCCGGATTCCTATTATGTCCGTCTGATCAATCGTAGTAGTCTGACCCCATTGACGGCAGGGGCCGAATCGGAAGCCCAGAATCTGTACGCTCAGGCCTACGAAACCTACCGTCAGGGCGATTATACGAATGCCTTATCCCAAACCGAGCGTGGATTACAGGCTTACGCGGGAAATGCACTCGAAGATAAATTCGCCTTGCTGAAAGCGATGCTAATGGCGAAAACGCAAAATGCGGAGGCGTACCGCAAGGCTCTCAATGATTTTATTCAGAATTATCCCGGAAGCAATCTGAAACCGATGGCGGAAGAAATGCTGACGGCAGCCAAAGGAAAATAATTCGGTATGCAATCGTTTGAGGCCTACGTTTCGCAACTCACACCGGATTTGCCGGATGCAGAAAGGCAGGCCATCGCTCAGATTACCCATCGACAAACGTTTGCCAAACGTACGTTGCTCTTGCGGGCGGGGGAGGTGTGTACGCACTTTCATTACATCGAACGAGGGCTGGGAAGGGTATTCTATTACCGCAACGATCAGGAGATTACGGCCTGGTTTGGTTTTGAAGGCCAAATCATCAGTGCGATTGATAGCTTTTTTACCGGTCAGGTCAGTGAGTACTGGATCGAAATGCTGGAAGATTCGCAGATCTGTAGTATCTCAAACACCCATATCGAGTGGCTCTTCGCTCAACACCCCGCTACCGAACGACTGGGGCGATTGATGATTACCGAAAATTATCTGCGACTCGATGAGCGTATGAAACTTTTTGCTTTTCATACGGCGGAAGAACGGTATGCTCTCTTGCTTGAACAATTTCCCGCTATTCTACAGCGAGTACCCTTGCACTTGATTGCCTCGTACCTAGGCATTACGCAGGTAACACTGAGCCGGATTCGGGCTTCGTATCGGCCGTAATTTTTTAACAATTGTAAAAGCATACGTGGTGTGTAAGATAGAGTTTTGTGCAAAACAAGACCTTTCCTTTATGCCGAAGGCGTACGCGTTTAACCCTCTTCAACCGAAGAAGGTACGGTACCTGAGAAGCACCGATGGGCTACTCAAATGGATTCAACTGCTGTGTACCCTGAGTTGTCAGACCTTTAATTGTCTGGGAGGATTAGCTTATTATCCTTTGTTCTATAATGAAATAGGATTCCCTATCTCTTATTTAATGCCCTACTTTCCCGAAGAGTGGCCGATGATTTTATTCGAAACCATGCTGTACGTGGGAATGATAGTCAGTCAAATTTCCCTGATCAGAACGGGTAGGCTAACGCCCAAACGGATACCCTGGACCCTGGGGTTTCCCCTTAGTTATGTCCTCTATACAACGGTCTTCACGCCTAGCTTTCGGTGTTTCTCGACCTCGACTGGGCTGATTTTGCTGGGGCCTTTACTCGTCTATCTTCTACTACTGGGGTTGCGAATCTATAGCATGTCTCTTGGACCTTACAAAAGTTAGGGGGAATACGTAGTAAGCGTATTCCCCCTAACCTGACTATACCAGTTTTTTGTACTTGATCCGCTTCGGTGTAGCGTCCGTACCCAGACGTTTGCGGCGGTTTTCTTCGTACTCGCTAAAGTTTCCTTCGAAGTAGTATACTTGCGAATCGCCCTCGAAAGCCAGAATATGGGTAGCAATCCGGTCGAGGAACCAGCGGTCGTGGGAAATAATGACGGCACAACCCGCAAAGTTTTCCAGACCTTCTTCCAAAGCCCGCAGGGTATTAATGTCTAGGTCGTTGGTCGGCTCATCTAAGAGCAGCAGGTTCGAACCTTCCTTGAGCATCATGGCTAGGTGGACGCGGTTCCGCTCACCCCCGGACAGGTTCGAAATCTTTTTCTCCTGATCCGAACCGCCAAAGTTGAAACGACTCACATACGCCCGGGCGTTGACCATCCGGCCCCCTAACAGCATCGGGTCGTTACCACCCGAAATGGTTTCGTAGACCGACTTATCCGCTTTCAGGTTATCATGTAACTGATCAACGTAAGCCAATTGAACCGTTTCGCCGACTTCAACCGTACCTGAATCGGGTTGTTCCTGACCCGTCAGTAACTTGAAAAGCGTCGTTTTCCCGGCACCGTTCGGCCCGATTACGCCGACAATCCCCGCTGGAGGAAGCGAAAAGGTTAAATTTTCGAAAAGAATTTTATCGCCGTACGCTTTTGACACCTGATCAATTTCGATGACCTTACTGCCCAGACGAGGACCCGCCGGAATAAAGATCTCCAGTTTATCTTCCCGCTCTCTGACATCCTCGTTCAAGAGGCGTTCGTACGCACCTAAACGAGCCTTTGATTTAGCCTGACGAGCCTTAGGGGCCATGCGTACCCAGTCCAGCTCGCGTTGCAGGGTTTTCTGACGCTTGGACTCCTGCTTTTCCTCCTGCGAAAGTCGTTTCTGCTTCTGTTCCAGCCAAGAGGTATAATTTCCTTTCCAAGGGATACCTTCGCCCCGATCCAGTTCCAGAATCCAGCCCGCTACGTTGTCTAGGAAATAGCGGTCGTGCGTAACGGCAATGACCGTTCCTTTATACTGCCGCAAGTGTTCTTCCAGCCAGAGTACCGATTCAGCATCCAGGTGGTTGGTAGGTTCATCAAGTAGCAGAACGTCAGGCTCTTGTAATAATAAGCGGCATAAGGCAACCCGGCGACGCTCCCCACCGGAGAGTACACCAATCTTCGCATCTTCGGGCGGACAACGCAGGGCATCCATGGCCCGTTCGAGTTTCGTGTCCAGCTCCCAGGCATCTAGGGCATCGAGTTTTTCCTGCACTTCTCCCTGACGGGCCAGTAGCTTGTCAAAGTCTGCATCGGGTTCACCAAACGCTTCATTGATTTCCTCAAATTCCTTGAGTAAACCCACCACTTCGGCAACGCCTTCTTCGACCACTTGGCGAACGGTTTTTTCGGGATCCAACTGGGGTTCCTGCTCCAGCATACCTACTGAATAACCCGGCGAAAACACTACTTCTCCTTGGTAGCTTTTATCGATGCCGGCGATGATTCGCATCAGCGTCGATTTTCCTGAACCGTTCAGACCCAGAATCCCAATTTTGGCACCGTAGAAAAAGGAAAGAGAAATGTTTTTAATGATCGTTCGACTGGGTGGAATTACTTTACTCACCCGAGACATCGAAAAGATTATGGTTTCGTTACTCATTTTTTGTTTTATTTGTTGCTTGAATATCAGCACTGGCAAAAGTAAGGCGTTCAGGACCGTTTGCCCAGTCTCATCCCTCAAAAACCCATGGAGACCACCATCACACCCAACCGCTACGTAGAAGATACCCACGGTTACACAAAAGAAGGAAAAGTTTATCTGAAAGGCTATGCTGGCTATCCCGACCGGGAAATTGGCTACGTACGCAATACAGAAGAGGAAGCGTTAGATTATTTCCGAAATCGATTTCAGTTAGCTCAGCAAAAAGTCATTCAGCTTCACCAGGACGTGCAGGAAGCCCAAAACAAGGGCTCGTACCTGACCAAACTTTTGCAATTACGCAAAAACCTGCTGGAGTTCGACGGCCTTGGCGATTTTCCGCCTTTGCTGGCTATGCTCGATAAGCTGGAAACGTACCTTCGCGAACTGATCTCCTCAAACCAGGTAAAAAATCTGGAAATTAAACGAGCCCTGCTTGAAGAAGTTCATCAGGCCGCTACGGCTATTCCCGATTGGAATGAAGCCACGGACAAAATTCAAGAAATCAAAACCAAATGGCTAAAAACCGGACCGGTCGATAAACCGTATCACGATGAAATCGAAGGTGGTTTCGATCGGATTTCGGATGATTTCTTCCAACGCCGTCGCGAATACTACGCCGAACAAAATCGGATCATTGATGAACGCTTTGATAAACTCGAAGACATCGTTGCCGAGTCGGAAAAATTAATGCGGAGCACGGAGTTTGATGAAGCCTTTGTACGGGTTCGTCAGCTACAGAATGAGTGGAAAACCGTAGGCCCCGTACCTCCCAAGCGGCAAAGTAAACTGTGGAAACGCTTCAAGAAGGCGACGACCATTTTCTTTGATCGTTATAATGCCATGAAAGGCATTACGCCCCGTCCTCGGGTAGACCCCCGTTTACAGGAGCTACAAAATATTGCGGCTGAAGCGGAAACGCTAACCGCATCCGTTCATCAGGATGTTATTTCCAAAGCCTCTGATCGGGCCAAGGAATTGCTGGTGAAGTGGAAAGACCTCGCTCCGAAGGTGAAAACGCTGGACCGGAACGTGGCCGAGAAATTCCGCTTAGCCTGCGATAAAGTATTTGAGTTGAACTACCTGCGTCGGGTGATTGGCTATCGTTATCCGGATTTCGACGAGAAGCCGAAACGTGATCAGCTGAAAATTCAGATTTATCAGATGGAATATCTGGTACGCAAGGAAAAAGGCGATCTGGAACAATACCTGGAGTTTGATGGTCGAATTCGGGCTTATGTAGCTGCTGATAAAGCTCTTTTCCAAAAGGTGAATACCCAGAAGCGGAAAGTAGCCGTGAAGGAAATGCTACTAGTTGAATTCAAACGCGATCTGGAAACCGTACTCTAACGATCCGGCATATTATTTTATCTAAAGAGCCAGTCTTGTGAAAGACTGGCTCTTGCTTTAAAAAGTGCTTAAAATGTAATATTATGGGTTGAATTAGAGTTATCTATAGCTTTTGAGACCAATCCTTATTCCAAAACAATATATTCCGAATGAGAGCACTTCAATACGCCATCACGATCCTACTACTAGGAACACTGGCTTCGTCGTGTAAAAAAGACAATGAAAACGATGGAGCTAAAGCTACAGCGGATGTACGAGACAGCGTTTACCTCTATTCAAAAACCTATTATCTCTGGAACGACCGACTGCCTTCCTTAGCTAGCTTTAATCCTACGAGTTATGATTCGCCGGAAGCGGTCATGGAGAAAGTACGTACCTATAGTCCGTTGGGAACCAACGGCAAAAACCTAGACCGCTGGAGTTTTGCGATGACTAAGGAAAAGTGGGATGAGGTAGCTTCGGGAGCGAGTGGCGACTTAGGCATTAGTTTTGGCTTTGTTGCCGCGAATGATTTACGCGTAGCGTTTGTGTACAAGAACTCCGATCCTGGTAAACAAGGCGTGCAACGGGGCTGGCAGATTACCTCGGTCGATGGTATTACAGCGAACACGGCTAATATAGATGCCCTTTCGAAAGCCCTGTTTAAAGAGTCTATGCAGGTAGCTTTTAAAAAGCCGGATGGTACGACGCAGACCCTAACCCTGAAGGTTACTTCGTATCAGACCAATCCTGTACTGACGCGTACAATCATCAGTCAGAATGGCAAGAAGGTGGGGTATATCGCTTTTAGCAGTTTCTTAGGAGCTACTGCTTCAGCAGAGCTGGACGAAGCTTTTGCCTATTTTAAAGCGAATAGCGTAACCGATTTGATTTTTGATGAACGATACAATGGCGGCGGCCAGGTCGTATTAGCTGAGAAAATAGCCGATCTGATTGTTCCCCGTTCAGCTGCAGGTAAGCTTATGTATAAGGACCAGCACAATCAAACGCTTTCCAAGTATTCGGGTTATAACACAAGTGAGAATTTTAGTAATCCTCTGCCCACGAATAACCTAAACCTAAGCCAGGTGGTGTTTATCACTACCGGAGAAACGGCTTCCGCTAGTGAATTACTGATTAACGTACTCAAGCCCTACATGACGGTGAAGCTAGTAGGGGAGACGACCTACGGAAAACCAGCGGGTTATTACCCTCTTCCGGTTATGAATTATTACGCATTCCCACTCGCCGTCAAGCAAGTAAATGCCAGCAACTACGGTGAATATTACGAGGGACTCCCAGTAGATCGCCAGCAGGCGGATGATGTGACCCGCAACTGGGGGGATCCGCAGGAACTATGCATTAAAGATGCGTTGAGTTTTATTACGACGGGGCAATTCCCGGCTTCAAGCGGAAGGTTAGCTAATTTCAATCCGTATGCCATTCGGGCACATCAGGTTGTGGATTTGCCCGGCGTACTCCTGCGAAAGCCCAATACGCCAAAACTATAAGGGGTAGCCATTTTTAAATAGAAAACCTCCAGGCAACGCCCGGAGGTTTTTTCATTAACCTGAAAGTTATCTGTTGTACTGAAAATAAAAGGACGAGTGGGGGAAATGCTTAAAATTTATATCCTACGGAAAGTTGTACCGTCGAATTGCGTAACTGAACCAAGTCGTTGAAGGACATGTCTGAGTTTTTACTGAATGTAAAGTCTTTATTCAGGTTATTGAAGCCATAATTATAGCGACCCCCTACGACGAAATTACCCGCTTCAAATTCCAGTCCGGCTACGCCATCAACCCCTACTTTCTGGAAGGCGTTATTGTAGTTAATGGCAAACCAGCTATTTAAGCCAATCCGGGCATTGGCCAGGTAACTTACCTGAGGACCAGCCACAATTGATACATTAGGCGTCACGTGAATCTTCGCTAATACGGGTACACTGATCGTGTTCATCGTCACGGAACCAATTCCATTCAAGACCCGAAAGCCCTGACGTGAGTACAATAACTCCGGCTGAATACTGAATTTTTCGGCCACGGGAATGTCCGCAAATAGACCCGCGTGGAAATCCGTCCGTCCGTTGACCAGGTTACCCGGCCGGGGCGATACGATGACATTTGCCAGGTTCACCCCGCCTTTAATTCCAAAGCGAACGCCCTCGGGCTCGCTCGTCGGGCGGTAGCGATAGGACTGGGCATAGGTTACAATCATGGAAAGAACAAAGGCTGAAGTGAAGAATAATTTTTTCATGGCTTATCAGGGAAATACCCGTTTTATTGTTTTCGATGCAAGGTCCGTTAGACGATTCAAAAGTGGCTTTGATTTGAATATTTCAAGAATTTCCTGCGTTAAAGAGTGTTAAGCCATTTCTGAAAAAATGTTAAGGAAAAAAGGGAGTTCTGAAACTGAGGCGCTAAGCGAAAGGAAACGTTTCAAAAGAACCCCAAAAAAGAAAGGGAGTCCATCGATTGATGGACTCCCTAGTCAGAATGAGAAAGGAAAAGCTGCCTTAGAGGACGCGAATTTCTTCGTGCTCGACAAATTTTTCGTATACCTTACGAATCCCTTCGGGCAGATCTACGCGGTGCTTCCAGCCTAAGCCATGCAGTTTGCTTACATCCATGAGCTTGCGCGGCGTACCGTCGGGTTTCTCGGTATTCCAAACCAGTTCGCCTTCAAAGCCTACGGTTTCTTTCACCAGTTCAGCCAGGGCTTTAATCGACAAGTCTTCACCCGTACCCACGTTGACAAACTCTTCGCCATCATACTGTTGCATGAGGAAGTAGCAGGCATCAGCCAGATCATCCGCGTACAAAAATTCGCGTAAGGGCGAGCCCGTACCCCATACTTCCACCGTGGGGGAGCCATTCACTTTGGCTTCGTGGAATTTGCGGATCAACGCGGGCAGTACGTGCGAGTTCTGTAAATCGTAGTTATCGTTGGGACCGTAGAGGTTGGTGGGCATGACCGAGATAAAGTTGCGGCCGTACTGACGACGATACGATTCGCACATTTTGATGCCCGCGATTTTGGCAATGGCGTAGGGTTCGTTGGTTGGTTCGAGTTCGCTGGTGAGCAGGTACTCCT contains:
- a CDS encoding S41 family peptidase; translation: MRALQYAITILLLGTLASSCKKDNENDGAKATADVRDSVYLYSKTYYLWNDRLPSLASFNPTSYDSPEAVMEKVRTYSPLGTNGKNLDRWSFAMTKEKWDEVASGASGDLGISFGFVAANDLRVAFVYKNSDPGKQGVQRGWQITSVDGITANTANIDALSKALFKESMQVAFKKPDGTTQTLTLKVTSYQTNPVLTRTIISQNGKKVGYIAFSSFLGATASAELDEAFAYFKANSVTDLIFDERYNGGGQVVLAEKIADLIVPRSAAGKLMYKDQHNQTLSKYSGYNTSENFSNPLPTNNLNLSQVVFITTGETASASELLINVLKPYMTVKLVGETTYGKPAGYYPLPVMNYYAFPLAVKQVNASNYGEYYEGLPVDRQQADDVTRNWGDPQELCIKDALSFITTGQFPASSGRLANFNPYAIRAHQVVDLPGVLLRKPNTPKL
- a CDS encoding porin family protein produces the protein MKKLFFTSAFVLSMIVTYAQSYRYRPTSEPEGVRFGIKGGVNLANVIVSPRPGNLVNGRTDFHAGLFADIPVAEKFSIQPELLYSRQGFRVLNGIGSVTMNTISVPVLAKIHVTPNVSIVAGPQVSYLANARIGLNSWFAINYNNAFQKVGVDGVAGLEFEAGNFVVGGRYNYGFNNLNKDFTFSKNSDMSFNDLVQLRNSTVQLSVGYKF
- the fcl gene encoding GDP-L-fucose synthase encodes the protein MEKNAKIYIAGHRGMVGSAILRKLQQEGFTNFALRTSKELDLRNQEAVQQFFEEERPEYVFLAAAKVGGIVANNTYRADFLYENLMIQNNVIHSAHVTDVKKLMFLGSSCIYPKMAPQPLKEEYLLTSELEPTNEPYAIAKIAGIKMCESYRRQYGRNFISVMPTNLYGPNDNYDLQNSHVLPALIRKFHEAKVNGSPTVEVWGTGSPLREFLYADDLADACYFLMQQYDGEEFVNVGTGEDLSIKALAELVKETVGFEGELVWNTEKPDGTPRKLMDVSKLHGLGWKHRVDLPEGIRKVYEKFVEHEEIRVL